One genomic region from Conexibacter woesei DSM 14684 encodes:
- a CDS encoding IclR family transcriptional regulator, which translates to MAPSRFGAPALERGIAILELLAESPSGLRTEELAAALDLPRSSAFGLVRALHGLGWLDRDEEGRNLLSLRLFTLGVHAAERFDVQRAAAPHLRDLRDRLGLTVHLAVPAGDDRVVYLDKVDGPGIVRFDTYVGKQVDAHLTAVGKALIAELPADRLEATIARVGLTRGTDRSPATVAALQAQLAEVRARGYAVEDQEEVEGVRCVAATIGGYEQPAIAAIGCVGLTRNVPDEQIPQIAAEVIRAAGEISAQLGGR; encoded by the coding sequence ATGGCGCCATCGCGCTTCGGCGCACCCGCTCTGGAGCGGGGCATCGCGATCCTCGAACTGCTCGCCGAATCGCCGTCCGGGCTGCGCACGGAGGAGCTCGCCGCCGCGCTCGACCTGCCGCGTAGCAGCGCCTTCGGGCTGGTCCGCGCGCTGCACGGCCTCGGTTGGCTCGACCGCGACGAGGAGGGCCGCAACCTGCTCAGCCTGCGTCTCTTCACGCTCGGCGTCCACGCCGCCGAGCGGTTCGACGTCCAGCGCGCCGCGGCGCCCCACCTGCGCGACCTGCGCGACCGGCTCGGCCTCACCGTCCACCTCGCCGTGCCCGCCGGCGACGACCGCGTCGTCTACCTCGACAAGGTCGACGGACCGGGAATCGTCCGCTTCGACACGTACGTCGGCAAGCAGGTCGACGCGCACCTGACCGCCGTCGGCAAGGCGTTGATCGCCGAGCTGCCGGCCGATCGGCTGGAGGCGACGATCGCGCGCGTCGGGTTGACCCGCGGCACCGACCGCAGCCCGGCGACGGTCGCGGCGCTCCAGGCACAGCTCGCCGAGGTGCGCGCACGCGGCTACGCGGTCGAGGACCAGGAGGAGGTCGAGGGCGTCCGCTGCGTCGCGGCGACGATCGGCGGCTACGAGCAGCCGGCGATCGCGGCGATCGGCTGCGTCGGACTGACCCGCAACGTGCCCGACGAACAGATCCCGCAGATCGCCGCCGAGGTGATCCGCGCTGCCGGGGAGATCTCGGCACAGCTCGGCGGACGTTGA
- a CDS encoding U32 family peptidase codes for MLPTRELLADIGLPASDAHHLPDSPQRFPDGGQWRLEIPSTEGPESLREVLAAGDERGLRVHRVSQGSGIMLQTDAEIREMVELGAARDVEVSLFVGPRAAWDVGVQATTDSGRLAGMSLRGADQLGYALDDVARACELGLRSVLVSDLGLLSVLGQLRARGDLPSDLVLKVSVSLPAANPATARVLQELGATTINLPVDLTLAQLAAIRAAVDVPLDLYIETTDDFGGLLRYHEIPEIVRVAAPVYLKFAVRNSPGLYPAGGHLRDAALATARERVRRAAIGLELLARNAPGAVMSETTGYGTTLGALATPAAAGAAGSPAFEASAAADGAA; via the coding sequence ATGCTCCCCACCCGTGAACTGCTCGCCGACATCGGCCTGCCGGCGTCCGACGCCCATCACCTGCCCGACTCACCGCAGCGCTTCCCCGACGGCGGCCAGTGGCGGCTGGAGATACCGTCGACCGAGGGGCCGGAGTCGCTGCGCGAGGTGCTCGCAGCCGGCGACGAGCGCGGGCTGCGGGTCCATCGCGTCAGCCAGGGCAGCGGGATCATGCTCCAGACCGACGCCGAGATTCGCGAGATGGTGGAGCTGGGCGCCGCGCGCGACGTCGAGGTCTCGCTGTTCGTCGGCCCGCGCGCCGCGTGGGACGTCGGCGTGCAGGCGACGACCGACTCCGGCCGGCTCGCCGGCATGTCGCTGCGCGGCGCCGACCAGCTCGGCTACGCGCTCGACGACGTCGCCCGCGCCTGCGAGCTCGGCCTGCGCAGCGTGCTCGTCTCCGACCTCGGGCTGCTGAGCGTGCTCGGCCAGCTGCGCGCGCGCGGCGACCTGCCCTCCGACCTCGTGCTGAAGGTCTCCGTCTCGCTGCCGGCCGCCAACCCGGCGACGGCCCGCGTGCTGCAGGAGCTGGGCGCGACGACGATCAACTTGCCCGTCGACCTGACGCTCGCGCAGCTCGCGGCGATCCGCGCCGCCGTAGACGTGCCGCTCGACCTCTACATCGAGACGACCGACGACTTCGGCGGCCTGCTGCGCTACCACGAGATCCCCGAGATCGTGCGCGTCGCAGCGCCGGTCTACCTGAAGTTCGCGGTCCGCAACTCGCCCGGCCTCTACCCCGCCGGCGGCCACCTGCGCGACGCCGCGCTCGCGACAGCGCGCGAGCGCGTGCGGCGCGCCGCGATCGGCCTGGAGCTGCTCGCGCGCAACGCGCCCGGCGCCGTCATGAGCGAGACGACCGGCTACGGCACGACGCTCGGCGCGCTGGCGACGCCGGCGGCCGCGGGCGCCGCGGGCTCACCGGCGTTCGAGGCGTCCGCCGCCGCGGACGGCGCGGCATGA